A region from the uncultured Bacteroides sp. genome encodes:
- a CDS encoding aldo/keto reductase gives MINPIFSPNKERYSCGMKFRRCGKSGILLPEVSLGLWHNFGSVDTFENSIEMAHYAFDNGITHFDLANNYGPSYGSAEETFGEIMKKSFLPYRDELFISTKAGHEMWQGPYGEWGSRKYLMSSLNQSLKRMNLEYVDIFYSHRYDPVTPLEETLQALVDIVRQGKALYIGISKYPKEAAEFAYKYLKERDVHCLLYQGRYNIFNREPEEEGILQQAKANGSGFIAFSPLAQGLLTNRYLNGIPQDSRIARGGFLKKEQLTDDVLRKIKALNKIAEQRGQTLAEMALAWVLKDDLVTSVIIGASSVNQLKDNLKAIENCSFSTEELEKINAITA, from the coding sequence ATGATCAATCCCATTTTTTCACCCAACAAAGAACGATATAGTTGCGGAATGAAGTTCCGCAGATGTGGCAAAAGCGGAATCCTACTTCCTGAAGTATCATTAGGATTATGGCATAATTTCGGTAGTGTAGACACTTTCGAAAATAGCATAGAAATGGCTCATTATGCTTTTGATAACGGCATCACTCATTTTGATCTGGCAAATAATTACGGCCCTTCTTATGGCTCCGCAGAAGAGACCTTTGGCGAGATTATGAAGAAATCATTCCTTCCTTATCGGGATGAACTTTTTATTTCAACGAAAGCCGGACATGAAATGTGGCAAGGGCCGTATGGTGAATGGGGTTCTCGTAAATATCTGATGAGTAGTCTGAACCAGAGCCTGAAACGTATGAATTTAGAATACGTTGATATTTTCTATTCTCATCGCTACGATCCCGTGACTCCACTAGAAGAGACTCTTCAGGCATTGGTAGACATTGTTCGTCAGGGGAAAGCACTCTACATTGGGATCTCCAAATACCCAAAAGAAGCTGCAGAATTTGCTTATAAATATCTAAAAGAAAGAGATGTTCATTGCTTACTGTATCAGGGGCGATACAACATTTTCAATCGTGAACCGGAAGAAGAGGGTATTCTACAGCAAGCTAAAGCCAACGGAAGCGGGTTCATTGCTTTCTCTCCTTTGGCACAGGGGTTACTAACAAACCGGTATCTGAATGGTATTCCTCAAGATTCGAGAATAGCTCGCGGTGGATTCTTAAAAAAAGAACAACTAACAGATGATGTGTTGAGAAAAATCAAGGCTTTAAATAAAATAGCAGAACAACGCGGACAAACCTTAGCAGAAATGGCTCTGGCTTGGGTATTGAAAGACGATCTGGTTACTTCGGTCATTATAGGAGCTAGTTCGGTAAATCAGTTAAAAGACAACTTGAAAGCTATCGAGAATTGCTCTTTCTCAACAGAAGAACTCGAAAAGATCAATGCTATTACAGCATAG
- a CDS encoding AraC family transcriptional regulator encodes MNVTPGHIIREITPLSDKDCFYIAERYKTEFTYPIHSHAEFELNFTEKAAGVRRIVGDSVEIIGDYDLVLITGKDLEHVWEQYNCCSKEIREITIQFSSDLFFKSFINKNQFDSIREMLERAQKGLCFPMSAILKVYGMLDTLASEKQGFYAVVKFLTILYELSLYSDKSYTLSSSSFAKIGIHSDSRRVQKVQEYINNHYKEEIRLKLLADMVGMTSVSFSRFFKLRTGKNLSDYIIDIRLGFAARLLVDSTMSVAEICYECGFNNLSNFNRIFKKKKECSPKEFRENYRKKKKLI; translated from the coding sequence ATGAATGTAACGCCTGGTCATATTATTCGTGAGATAACTCCGTTATCTGATAAAGATTGTTTTTACATTGCCGAACGTTATAAAACAGAATTTACCTATCCTATACACAGTCATGCGGAATTTGAACTTAACTTCACCGAGAAAGCGGCAGGAGTGAGGCGTATTGTGGGGGATTCTGTAGAAATTATCGGCGATTATGATTTAGTTCTTATAACCGGAAAGGATTTAGAACATGTGTGGGAACAGTATAACTGTTGCTCAAAAGAAATTCGTGAAATCACTATCCAATTTTCTTCGGACTTGTTTTTTAAAAGCTTTATCAATAAAAATCAATTCGATTCTATAAGAGAAATGCTTGAACGTGCCCAGAAAGGTCTTTGCTTTCCAATGTCGGCCATTCTTAAAGTGTATGGCATGTTGGATACATTGGCTTCGGAAAAGCAGGGCTTTTATGCTGTGGTAAAGTTCCTTACTATTCTGTATGAGCTGTCTTTGTATAGTGATAAGTCTTATACGTTGTCAAGCTCTTCATTTGCTAAAATAGGGATACACTCTGATAGCCGTAGAGTTCAAAAGGTTCAGGAATATATTAACAACCATTATAAAGAGGAAATACGTTTGAAGCTATTGGCGGACATGGTAGGTATGACGTCGGTTTCTTTCAGCCGTTTTTTTAAACTTCGCACAGGCAAAAATCTTTCTGATTATATCATTGATATTCGTCTGGGTTTTGCTGCCCGTTTATTAGTCGATTCCACCATGTCTGTGGCTGAGATCTGTTATGAATGTGGTTTCAATAATCTTTCTAACTTTAACCGGATTTTTAAAAAGAAGAAAGAATGCTCTCCGAAAGAATTCAGGGAAAACTACAGAAAGAAAAAGAAGCTTATTTGA
- a CDS encoding mechanosensitive ion channel domain-containing protein, translating into MMIIEDFFKNDQIVDNINEILVSLGLSHSLADGIDQYLAVAILIGLAFLADLICRGILLHFVSKLVKHTKATWDDIIFDRKVMINLSRMVAPILIYLLLPVVFPREPEAVTLLNRFCLVYIIAVFFRFVSVFLTAVYHVYSEKDQFRDRPLKGLLQTVQVILVLIGGIAIVSILINKSPTVLLTGLGASAAIIILVFKDSIMGFVSGIQLSANNMLRVGDWIVMSKYGADGTVIEVTLNTVKVRNWDNTITTIPPYALVSDSFQNWRGMQESGGRRIKRSINIDMNSVKFCTPEMLDQYRKIHLLKEYVEETEKMVSEYNKLWNVDNSILVNGRRQSNLGIFRAYLNNYLKNLPEVNKEMTCMVRHLQPTEQGIPIELYFFSSVTDWVAYENIQADILDHVLAIIPTFGLRVFQNPTGSDFRELRG; encoded by the coding sequence ATGATGATAATAGAAGATTTTTTTAAGAATGATCAAATAGTGGATAATATAAATGAGATTTTGGTGTCTTTAGGATTGAGCCACTCTTTGGCGGACGGTATAGATCAATATCTTGCAGTAGCGATACTGATTGGATTGGCTTTTTTAGCTGATTTGATTTGTCGCGGTATTCTTTTGCATTTTGTGAGTAAATTGGTCAAGCATACTAAAGCAACGTGGGACGATATTATTTTTGATCGCAAAGTGATGATTAATCTTAGTCGTATGGTTGCGCCGATACTTATTTATCTTTTATTACCGGTCGTTTTTCCACGCGAGCCAGAGGCCGTTACTTTACTTAACCGTTTTTGTCTGGTTTATATTATAGCTGTTTTTTTTCGTTTTGTAAGCGTTTTTCTTACTGCTGTTTACCATGTTTATAGTGAAAAAGATCAATTTCGCGACCGTCCTCTAAAAGGTCTTTTGCAGACAGTGCAGGTTATCCTTGTTCTTATAGGAGGTATTGCAATTGTTAGCATACTAATAAATAAATCTCCGACTGTATTGCTGACAGGATTGGGTGCTTCGGCCGCTATCATCATATTGGTCTTTAAAGACAGTATCATGGGGTTTGTATCGGGCATTCAATTGTCTGCTAATAATATGTTACGTGTGGGTGATTGGATTGTAATGTCAAAGTATGGAGCCGACGGTACGGTCATTGAAGTAACTCTGAATACAGTAAAAGTGCGCAACTGGGACAATACTATAACGACTATTCCTCCTTATGCTTTGGTGAGCGATTCCTTCCAAAATTGGCGGGGTATGCAGGAGTCAGGAGGGCGGCGTATCAAACGGTCAATCAATATCGATATGAATAGCGTGAAGTTTTGTACTCCTGAAATGTTAGATCAGTATCGTAAGATTCATTTATTGAAAGAATATGTAGAAGAAACAGAGAAAATGGTTAGTGAGTATAATAAGTTATGGAATGTGGATAATTCCATTTTGGTAAATGGCCGTAGACAGTCTAATCTTGGGATCTTTCGAGCGTATTTGAACAATTATTTGAAGAATCTGCCTGAAGTAAACAAAGAAATGACTTGTATGGTCCGTCATTTACAGCCCACGGAACAAGGAATACCTATAGAACTGTATTTCTTTTCTTCTGTTACAGACTGGGTTGCTTATGAAAATATACAGGCTGACATTCTTGATCATGTTTTAGCCATTATTCCGACTTTTGGGCTAAGAGTGTTCCAAAATCCTACGGGTAGTGATTTTAGAGAGCTAAGGGGTTGA
- a CDS encoding DUF4435 domain-containing protein encodes MAKTLIENLNSSYFTAAHQLYSKKTRHKIVAYVESYDDIAFWRMLLEDFETDEYYFEVMLPSSTSLSKGKKMVLMNTLNVDELGKSLIACVDSDYDFLLQGATSTSRKINDNKYIFQTYAYAIENYHCYADGLHEVCVQSTLNDKRLFDFNDFMKRYSQIAYSLFLWSVWFSRLHDTHTFPMNDFNSYVRVRNLDIRHPEQSLERMKKDVLAKLAQLKAGFPQYVDSVDSLAVELKQLGLVPETTYLYIQGHHIMDDVVMKLLTPVCSVLRREREQEIKNLALHEEQYQNELTSYENSQIGVEVMLRRNNGYKDLYLYRWLQDDVREFMKGK; translated from the coding sequence ATGGCTAAAACTTTAATTGAAAATCTGAATTCATCCTATTTCACTGCAGCACATCAGTTGTATTCTAAAAAGACACGTCATAAAATAGTAGCTTATGTAGAAAGCTATGATGATATCGCTTTTTGGCGAATGTTACTCGAGGATTTTGAAACGGATGAGTATTATTTTGAGGTGATGCTTCCGTCCTCCACATCATTGTCAAAAGGTAAAAAGATGGTGTTGATGAATACGTTGAATGTAGATGAGCTTGGTAAGAGCCTTATCGCATGTGTTGATAGTGACTATGATTTCTTACTTCAAGGAGCGACATCTACTTCTCGTAAAATAAACGATAATAAATATATCTTTCAGACGTATGCTTATGCTATCGAGAATTATCATTGTTATGCCGATGGACTCCATGAAGTGTGTGTGCAATCTACATTAAATGATAAGCGTTTGTTCGATTTTAATGACTTTATGAAGCGTTATTCGCAGATAGCTTATTCTCTTTTTTTATGGTCTGTGTGGTTCTCTCGCCTGCATGATACTCATACATTTCCTATGAATGATTTTAATTCGTATGTAAGAGTCCGAAACTTGGATATTAGGCATCCGGAACAATCCTTGGAAAGAATGAAGAAAGACGTTTTGGCAAAACTGGCTCAATTAAAAGCCGGCTTTCCCCAATATGTTGATTCTGTTGATTCTTTGGCAGTGGAATTGAAGCAATTGGGACTAGTTCCTGAAACCACTTATCTTTATATTCAGGGGCATCATATCATGGATGATGTGGTAATGAAGTTACTGACTCCGGTTTGTTCCGTTTTGAGAAGAGAACGCGAACAAGAGATTAAAAACTTGGCTTTGCATGAAGAGCAATATCAGAATGAACTAACCAGTTATGAAAATAGTCAGATAGGCGTAGAAGTTATGCTTAGAAGAAATAATGGTTATAAGGATCTTTATCTTTATAGATGGCTACAAGATGATGTGAGGGAATTTATGAAGGGTAAATGA
- a CDS encoding AAA family ATPase, producing the protein MEKQANYIKRIEIDGLWGRFNIAWDLRPDVNILSGINGVGKTTILNRSVNYLEELSGEMKKDDKNGVHVYFDTPEAEYIPYDVIRSYDRPLIMGDFTARMADKNVKSELDWQLYLLQRRYLDYQVNVGNRMIEVLASENEVQRKQAVDLSHSKTRFQDMIDHLFSYTRKTIDRKRNDIVFHQDGELLLPYKLSSGEKQMLVILLTTLVQDNCHCVLFMDEPEASLHIEWQQKLVAMVRELNPNVQIILSTHSPAVIMEGWLDTVTEVSDISTPISN; encoded by the coding sequence ATGGAAAAACAAGCTAATTACATTAAACGTATTGAAATTGACGGGCTGTGGGGGCGGTTTAATATCGCTTGGGATTTGAGGCCTGACGTAAATATACTTTCTGGCATCAACGGAGTGGGTAAAACTACTATATTGAACAGATCAGTAAATTATCTGGAGGAATTGTCCGGGGAGATGAAAAAGGATGATAAGAATGGGGTGCATGTTTATTTCGACACTCCGGAAGCCGAATACATTCCTTATGATGTGATACGCAGCTATGATCGTCCATTAATAATGGGAGACTTTACAGCTCGAATGGCTGATAAAAACGTGAAATCGGAACTGGATTGGCAATTATACCTTTTGCAACGCAGATATTTAGACTATCAGGTCAATGTAGGCAATAGAATGATTGAAGTGTTGGCCAGTGAGAATGAGGTACAACGTAAACAGGCTGTAGATCTGTCTCATTCTAAGACTCGCTTTCAGGATATGATTGATCATCTATTTAGCTATACACGAAAAACAATCGATAGGAAGCGTAATGATATTGTTTTTCACCAGGACGGAGAATTGCTGCTCCCTTATAAGTTGTCTTCAGGAGAGAAACAGATGCTTGTGATTCTGTTAACGACTTTGGTACAAGATAATTGTCATTGCGTGCTTTTCATGGATGAGCCCGAGGCTTCATTACATATTGAATGGCAGCAGAAATTAGTGGCAATGGTTCGTGAATTGAATCCGAACGTGCAGATTATTTTAAGCACCCATTCTCCCGCTGTAATTATGGAGGGGTGGTTGGACACCGTGACTGAAGTAAGTGATATTTCGACGCCGATATCTAATTAA
- a CDS encoding DMT family transporter, whose protein sequence is MVNNKILKGHAAVFAANVMWGFNAPIGKAVLAEFSPLSVTTFRMVGAALCFWILSLFCPKEDVENKDLLKLFFAALFGVVFNQGSFIFGLSLTSPIDASIVTTTTPIITMIVAAIYLKEPVTNKKVLGIFIGALGALTLIFSSQLASDGHSGNILGDLFCLIAQLSFAIYLTVFRDLIIKYSAVTISKWLFIYASICFIPFSYHDVSSIDFTTIPLTMILQISYVVLCATFLAYIFTTLAQQILRPTVISMYNYVQPIVASIVTVAIGMDTFGWKKGIAISLVFLGVYIVTQSKSKAQLETERKGHLKN, encoded by the coding sequence ATGGTAAATAATAAAATTTTAAAGGGACATGCTGCTGTTTTTGCAGCTAATGTAATGTGGGGATTTAATGCCCCGATAGGCAAAGCTGTACTGGCCGAATTTTCACCTTTATCCGTTACGACCTTTCGAATGGTTGGAGCAGCTCTCTGCTTTTGGATTCTTTCTTTATTTTGCCCCAAAGAAGATGTAGAAAACAAAGATTTATTAAAGCTTTTTTTTGCCGCTCTGTTTGGAGTAGTCTTTAATCAAGGTTCTTTCATTTTCGGTTTATCACTCACCTCCCCCATTGATGCTTCAATTGTTACTACTACAACACCCATTATTACGATGATTGTAGCCGCCATCTACCTCAAAGAGCCGGTAACAAACAAAAAAGTGTTGGGCATTTTTATCGGCGCATTAGGAGCTTTAACACTAATATTCAGCAGTCAATTAGCTTCTGACGGGCATTCCGGTAATATTTTAGGTGATTTGTTTTGCCTTATTGCCCAACTAAGTTTTGCTATTTACCTCACAGTTTTCAGAGATCTTATTATAAAGTACTCAGCCGTAACCATCAGCAAATGGCTATTTATATATGCCTCTATCTGTTTTATTCCATTTTCGTATCACGATGTCTCTTCTATCGACTTCACCACGATACCGTTGACTATGATTTTACAAATAAGCTATGTGGTACTTTGTGCGACTTTCCTTGCCTACATTTTCACGACATTAGCACAGCAGATACTGCGTCCTACAGTAATAAGTATGTATAACTACGTTCAGCCAATAGTCGCTTCGATTGTCACTGTAGCTATTGGTATGGACACTTTTGGGTGGAAAAAGGGGATAGCAATTAGTCTCGTTTTTCTAGGAGTATATATTGTCACTCAAAGTAAATCGAAAGCACAATTAGAAACCGAAAGGAAAGGGCACCTTAAAAATTAA
- the meaB gene encoding methylmalonyl Co-A mutase-associated GTPase MeaB, whose amino-acid sequence MEHPENSSEYKGLTVNVGIEKPSSVSPYLNKSKRRKLSIDDFVDGIIKGNVTVLSQAVTLVESVKPEHQSVAQEVIEKCLPYSGKSVRIGISGVPGAGKSTSIDVFGLHVLEKGGKLAVLAIDPSSERSKGSILGDKTRMERLAVHPKSFIRPSPSAGSLGGVARKTRETIILCEAAGFDKIFVETVGVGQSETAVHSMVDFFLLIQLAGTGDELQGIKRGIMEMADGIVINKADGSNIDKAKLAATQFQNALHLFPAPDSGWVPQVLTYSGFYDLGIKEIWDMIDEYLNFVKGNGYFEYRRNEQSKYWMYETVNEHLRDSFYNNEKIKSMLAEKEHQVLNADLTSFVAARSLLDTYFEEMKK is encoded by the coding sequence ATGGAACATCCTGAAAATAGTTCGGAATATAAAGGATTGACGGTAAATGTAGGCATAGAAAAGCCTTCATCGGTAAGTCCTTATTTAAATAAGTCAAAGAGACGTAAGCTTTCTATAGATGATTTTGTTGATGGAATTATTAAGGGAAATGTAACTGTTCTGAGCCAGGCGGTAACATTGGTAGAGAGTGTAAAGCCCGAACATCAGTCTGTTGCACAGGAAGTAATAGAAAAATGTTTGCCTTATTCGGGAAAATCAGTTCGCATAGGTATCAGTGGGGTGCCTGGTGCGGGAAAGAGTACTTCTATTGATGTTTTTGGCTTGCATGTACTCGAAAAAGGAGGTAAATTAGCGGTGCTGGCTATTGATCCTAGTAGTGAGCGGAGTAAAGGAAGTATTCTTGGCGATAAAACCCGAATGGAAAGATTGGCGGTACATCCGAAATCGTTTATTCGTCCCAGTCCTTCTGCCGGTTCTTTGGGCGGAGTGGCACGCAAGACTCGTGAAACTATTATATTATGTGAAGCGGCAGGTTTTGATAAAATTTTTGTTGAGACGGTGGGTGTAGGTCAAAGTGAAACAGCTGTGCACTCTATGGTCGATTTCTTCTTACTCATACAGCTTGCTGGTACCGGAGACGAACTTCAAGGTATTAAAAGAGGTATTATGGAAATGGCTGATGGCATAGTTATCAATAAAGCCGATGGTAGCAATATTGATAAAGCCAAATTGGCGGCTACGCAGTTTCAAAATGCTCTTCATTTGTTTCCTGCTCCTGATTCGGGATGGGTACCTCAGGTTCTTACCTATTCGGGCTTCTACGATTTGGGCATTAAAGAAATCTGGGATATGATTGATGAATATCTGAATTTCGTAAAAGGTAATGGCTATTTTGAATATCGGCGTAATGAACAGAGTAAATACTGGATGTACGAAACGGTTAATGAACATTTAAGGGATAGTTTTTACAACAATGAAAAAATAAAGTCTATGTTGGCAGAAAAAGAGCATCAAGTATTAAATGCAGATCTGACTTCATTTGTTGCAGCCAGAAGTTTACTGGATACTTATTTCGAAGAAATGAAAAAATAG
- a CDS encoding DUF1573 domain-containing protein, which produces MKRCLTVIFSFFIVCLSVYSQPHISSNKETHNFGQIKWKKPVTVQYTITNTGNKVLVLTNVTTSCGCTVADWTKDPIEPGKKGVVSATFDAKALGHFDKTVGIYSNAQPSLVYLNFVGEVVEEVKDFTKTHPYLIGKIRIDHNTIDFTDVNRNDNPQIVLSVVNLSDKPYEPELMHLPPYLKMSKKPNVLLRGKRGTLTLTLDAKQLVDLGLTQTSVYLARFAGDKVNEENEIPVSVVLLPDFSGLSKQARANAPAIRLSETTVDFSSLLAKKNKASHDIVITNTGKSMLVIQKLQVFNPAVGVKLKKTQLNPGESTKLGVRLSKKGINQKRLLKILMITNDPVQPKVEINLKTK; this is translated from the coding sequence ATGAAACGTTGTCTTACCGTCATATTCTCTTTTTTTATTGTTTGCTTGTCTGTCTATTCTCAACCTCATATTTCGTCGAATAAAGAGACGCATAATTTTGGGCAGATAAAATGGAAAAAACCGGTAACTGTGCAGTATACTATAACCAACACCGGCAATAAGGTGTTGGTGTTAACTAATGTTACTACTTCGTGTGGATGTACTGTGGCCGATTGGACAAAAGATCCCATTGAACCGGGAAAAAAGGGTGTGGTGAGTGCTACTTTTGACGCGAAAGCGTTAGGTCATTTTGATAAAACGGTAGGTATTTATAGCAATGCTCAGCCCAGTTTGGTTTACCTTAATTTTGTAGGAGAAGTAGTCGAGGAGGTTAAGGATTTCACTAAAACCCATCCATATCTTATTGGGAAAATCCGGATTGATCATAATACCATTGATTTTACTGATGTTAATCGTAATGATAACCCGCAGATAGTTCTGAGTGTGGTTAATCTTTCTGATAAGCCCTATGAACCGGAGCTTATGCATCTTCCTCCTTATTTGAAGATGAGCAAAAAACCAAATGTGTTATTGAGAGGAAAGAGAGGAACGCTTACTTTGACACTCGATGCTAAACAACTAGTCGATTTGGGACTGACGCAAACCTCAGTATATTTGGCTCGTTTTGCCGGAGATAAAGTAAATGAAGAAAATGAAATTCCGGTTTCTGTTGTGTTGTTGCCCGATTTTTCGGGGTTGAGCAAACAAGCTAGAGCAAATGCACCTGCTATTCGTCTATCTGAGACCACTGTTGATTTTAGTTCACTTTTGGCTAAGAAAAACAAAGCATCGCATGATATTGTTATAACTAACACAGGAAAATCAATGCTGGTAATTCAGAAACTACAAGTCTTTAATCCTGCAGTTGGCGTTAAACTTAAAAAGACACAATTGAATCCGGGAGAAAGTACTAAGCTTGGAGTGCGTTTAAGTAAAAAAGGTATTAATCAAAAAAGACTTTTAAAGATTTTAATGATTACCAATGATCCTGTACAACCTAAAGTTGAGATCAATTTAAAAACAAAGTGA